From the genome of Marasmius oreades isolate 03SP1 chromosome 1, whole genome shotgun sequence:
CCCCAGAGAAAGCATCGTGAGCTGAGTCCTGGCTCCTCTGACGTTCAATCACTTCGCCTACTTGCAGGGAAAGTAGCTTGGGTTTACGACCGCTATCATCCGAGTGCCCGTGGACAGAATTCCGAGGTGAGTCAGCATTGTCACTGCCACTCGCAGCGTGATAACGAGCACTATCTAGATGTGGAGCACTATTTCCTGGAGACAAAATGTCCGGAGCCTTCAATGACCAATTCGGAATTGATGCGCCGCTGACGAGACTGCTCGGAGCAGAGTCGACACTTTTGCGAGACTCAAGCGACTGACGGCGTGTCTCTACAAATGGCTCGAATGAAATACGTCCTTCTGAGGATTTGTGCCTCGATGATGGCTGTGCTGAGAAACGGGAGGAAgctagagaaggagaaggaaaggcGGGTACACTGTGGTGGTGAGAAGAGGGTTTGGGTGACGTTTGAGTTGGATCCTCGGGTATAGTAGTCATTGTGTCGCGAACGTTTTGTGCTTGGAGAAACTCCTCCATGATCAATGCTGATAAATGCCAACCTGATGATGGACCCTTCCTTGCGAGATGTTTCAACCATGTCAGTGGCTCCGCTTTCGTGAGTGCCGACTGTACAATCTTATCTTGATCGTCAAACCACCTCACAACTTTTGCAAGGTTGTATCGCTTGGAGCCACTCGATAAGGCGGTATAAGCCAAGTGGTAACGACGCTGCAACTGGTCGCTTGTTATAGCAGCCTTCTGAAGAGTATGCTGTGAAGCCAAGGTCTTTATCCGCGAAAGTTTGGCTTTGGATCGTTCCTGAGCAAGTTGAGGTCGTAGTTATTGAGTGACTCACTGGAATATATATTCTCTTGTTTCTCGATGGACATAACACTTGTTAATTGTTCTTTAtccttgcccttgcctttCGATATAGACAATGTCCAACGCCGTTCATGTTTATCGTCTTCAGGTATTCCTGACCAATCGAGGGTAGAGCCGTCATCAGAGGACCAAGGGACTGGATGACTAGGAATCTTCCTCGATCCGAGAGGAGTAGAATAATTTGTAGTTTCAGTGGAGGGACTGAAGTCAATGTCGACCGGAGGAGAACCGTTACTCGGAAACGCAGTACCAGTGGGAGAACCTGGGATAATCGAAAGGAGTTTCGAAGGAGATGAACTTGTTTGAGAAGGACTCGAATTTAGGCTGGCTCGGTTGTGATTCGACTTTCCGGCCTTCAAACGGGCTTCACGACGAGCCTTCATCTTTACCGCACGCTCTACATCCTGGAGTATTCTAGAATCTGGAGATAGAGTTAAAAGGAATACTCTTGATTTTAGCGGTGCTACTCGCCTTCCTGCGCTACTGAGGCTGTGAGGAAAATCTTATGATTCGGTAAAGCGTTTGCCACTCACATAGTTCATACTCGTCGGAGAACGGATTCGAACTATCATCTTCGTCCTGTTGTAACATCTGAGAAATGGCCGCAGGATGGTAAGTTGAGGAGCTGATGGAATGGATCCTTCTGCGATGCTTCGCCGAACTGCTGGTGTACGAGGTGCCTAATTTCGCGTCAATTGAAACTACTCTTCGACCCGTAGTTTTCCCGCTAGAACCATCTGCGAGCCTAGCATTTCCCGCTTCTTCCTTCCGTGAAGAGTCATCTCCGGGGGCTTTCTTGCTGCGCGAAGCTCGTCGACCGAGATCGGAAGGAAAACGAGGATTTGGATTATTCTTGGAAGTGATTTGTGTATTAGGAACAGGTAAGTGGTTGGCACCATCCAAGTCAGAGAGGCTGGTAGACATGGCATTTGGTGGACAACCAGCAGTTGTCAGAACTGCTGCTCGGCTAACCGTCCCACGTGAAATAAGATCAAAGCGCTGACTTTGCAGAAGACGCATGCATCCAGTGCATCGAGTAACGATTATAAGTATGTGCAGTGCATAATGATATAAATTCAAAATTGGCATATTATATATACATAGATTGTGATAATGTTACCCATAAAGATATAAAGATCTTATGTAAAACCGAGATTCGATGCAACTACTCCGACCACAGGCTGGATCATGCCAGTGGATCATGGTCGCAACGACTCTGAGTAGTCTTGACTCGGAGTCCCAAAGCGTCAGCCCGTTTGTTAATCCTACCAAATAGGTCGTTCACTGTTTTCATTCGCCTCAACCTCGTGTCAGAAGTGGCATGCGTTGTGGGGTTCCGCTCAGGCTGCTTTTTCGGTGGGGGACTGTAACAAAGCCTGCGATCTTCTCTCACCGCAGACAGAGAGTCTGCACGTGGACGAGCATAAGGATCGAAAGGAGGTAGGGGTGCAAGCTGCTTCGGACTCTCCCGGTGTACCGGGGGTAACTTTCGAGGCGGGGTGGAGCGACGCGTTGCATTGGAAGTAGAACCAGAGTAGACTTGTTCCACAACGACATGCCGGTCCTGTTGGTTGATACCAGGAGGAAGGTAGAGCATCGGTGGCTTCGCTTTAGACTGGGTTCGAGTGCGAGAGAGGTAGGGCAAGGTCAACGAGTCTCTCACTCTAGCAAAGCGGTCGCTATTAAGCCGAGCTTCCAAGACAGAAGAAATATGAGCATCGGAAAGTCGGTTCGTGGGGAGACTCACCTAGTTCATCTGTCTCATCTGCTGTTACCACGACAGGAGCCGCATTTCTTATGTGGGTAGTGGGTGTATCCTGCAGACAATTGTTATTATGAGATCATGCGCAAGAGTTCGTGGGAGGCGACACACAAGAGTACTGGACTCCCGAGATACGAAGTTATAAAACAAATCCACTCGCGCCGTAGGCGGATATAAGGGAGCATTTTGGTGCATCTAAATCAGGGAATCAGACTGATGGGAATAAGGTGGGATAAGAGGGGAAGTACTGGATGGACTGCGTGCGTTACTGCAGTTCGGTGGGGACTGGAAGAGTGGACTGCTCTCCTGGCGTGTGCCCATCCCTGAGCTTCTGAAGGGCGATGAACCTCATCGCCCACTGCGATTGGAGAGGGAGTGTCATTTGAGTGTGCTTTTCTGTAGCGGTCAACATGGATAGTACCGGAAATGAATGCGCCCCTCATAGTTGTGTTCCTGCCTGAAACGATATATTCTGAACCGTCAGAATACGCGCTATATTAAAATGCGGCACTCTCGGTGAATCGCCGCCTGTGTTGGTGAACCTGAACGTAGGAAGGAATGACTTTGTTGCGGGTATGACGAGAAGGAGTTTTGGGATCTCAGCACGATGGCcgagggttttatagtgggCCAATGATACGTTGCTAGACAATGAAGTCAGGACTTCCCATGCCATATTGAAATGGAGAGGATAGAAGGGGATGGGCCACAAAGATGCCACAATAGTGCTCCATTAAACTACTGGAAAAATGGCGGGAATCCTTTATTGTAGAAGAATAGTCACACTCGCATAACATTGATCCCAACAGGCCTAGTTCATTGTTTGATGAACCATGCAGTATTTCACACCCGAGCATGGGGCGAACGTCGCCCAAGTTCAGGAATTTCACTCGCCAGAATAGATGCCATCCATTACTCCTCGAAACTGATTTCATTATTCAGACTGCTTGTATCAAATCAATTATGACATTTGGCTAGATTTACCTCTAAGTATAACGCGGTAATTGACGGGTACGGGTGCTCCTTCGTTTCATGAGTAAACGGATAAAGAGGAGGCTTGTTAGGGCAGATAAGCCGTACCTACAACGGCATGTTCAGTACTACATACTGTTGCAACAAGCAGAACATACCAGGTTATAACGTAGGACAAGTGCGCATTTCGGAGGTCGACTGTGGCTGGCCGACCCACGGGCACACCTTTACTCAGACAAAAAGCTGCGTCGCCGGCGTGTCCATCTGACAGAAAGGATCGTTCAAACAAGCTCATAGCAGGAGATAGATGTTACTCACCGAAGATTTGTTCGATGTAAACTGGTTGTACTTTGCGCTTTTCTCCACCTGCGAATTCTGCCATCCCCTCTACGTCTGTCCAGTAccattttccttcttcaggaCGATTGTCGGGAGTAAACATATTACGCGGTTGGGACATTCGCAACATACCCGTAAATTCGACTTCCCCCTTCTCTTTACAGAATAACGCGCTTTGAGCGAATTCAGTGGAGACAAACCCTCGATTGACTAGAACCGTTGTTCCGTTTTCTCGATCCAGCGGAGTTACCACATGTGCTCCATGTACTCCTTCTCTGACACGGGGTGATAGAAGCATTGTATGTTCATGATCCCATCTTCCTTTGAGCACTACCTTGCGCCAGACAAACTCGGGGAGAACTGAAAGACTGAAAAATGATTGAACTAGATAAGTCATAATCAAAACCCGTCTGctcacttgattttactaggGAGTGTTAAGGGATGGAGTTCTAGTTTCTCTTGCAGTTCATCAATTAGATTTATCTTCCATTTGAGTCGCCCTAGTTGCCATGTTCCGAGGGCAAACGTGAAAATGGGAATGACGCCAACAGCGACCATGGTCGGGCTCATCCAGGGCTCCCGTCGAGGCTTGTATATTGAGGGAACATTGGCATTGTCAGAATGGACAAGCCTAGTGAACCCGTTACGAATTGTGCTGGACGCCCGTAGCTTAAATCGAGCGGAATGATATCGGAACTGTGGAcgaaataaaagattcattTTGGAAGAGTTTCGCACGACTGCGCCTACTTTTGACCCTACGCGGGGTCCTTAAATTTGGCTAACTCAGACTCTTCCTTGGTATCTCATTGATCTTATTGTCTGTAACCCGATTTCCCGTCCACATTCTGTACCGCAGCCGCAATTAGCACTGCACTTCGAAGCACGACCTTCAACCGAATTGTGAAGGGCGCTCATCATGAACGACGACATTCACTTTCCTACTCGACCCGTAGACAAGGATAAGGCGGAAGCGGAGTTGGCCGTAAACATCAAGAAAGCTACTAGTCCAGAAGAAGCTGCTCCGAAGCAAAAACATGTCCGAAGTGCGTGGCATGAATTCATCTATCAAACTCAAGTACTTATAGCCATTCCAGAATGTATTGTCTTCACCTGGGATTACCATTCCTCGATATCGTTTTGGAGCGGCTTGCGAGTTCAGCCTATCCTTGCCGATgaggttcaaacgttcaaagcGCTCATTACCGTGCACAAAGTTCTTCAGGAAGGACACCCAGTCGTGCGTGCGCTGTTGAATCTTCACTGTCACCTCCTCTCAATCTTGACTCGAAGACAATTAAAGAGGCTCATGGTCAAACTTCGTGGCTGGAGACTTGCGCTCGCGCGGTTTCTAGTGACGGTGCGAGAGGTGCACAGTATCACCCTTTCTCCGAAGCGACACTGAACTTCGACCTTCAGGCTATGGTCCTCTAATCAGAACGTATGTCCAATTTATTCTGTCGAAACTTCGCTTCCATCGGATTCGACCTGAATTCAACGGGCTCTTTGAATACGAAGAGTATGTCACCCTGAAAGGAATCAACGACCCAAACGAGGGGTATGTACCGTTCCATTTGTTTGTTTGCAAGGAAATAAACTAGCAATCTTAGATACGAAACCATTTCTGACCTCATGGGATTACAAGACCAGATCGACTCCTTTCAGAAGATGATCTTCTCTCACTTCAGACACTCAAACAATAATGAATGTCGAATCTCAGCCCTTGTCCCACTGGTGAAGGAGTCGTGGGGTATCTACAGATTTATCACAAGTATGATGCGAGCAATGTATCGCCGTAGGTTCTTACTTTAACTACCGCCGTCAACGGCTCTTCTAATGAGGACTACAGGGACTAATGACGTTGATGCTCTGGAGCCATTGCGACAACGCTACGCCACGCAGCATTATAATCTACGCAAGTTCTACTATGAATGTTCAAACTTGAAGTACTTGACCGGTTTGATCAATGTACCCAAGCTGGGCCAGGTGAGTTGATCTATATTCCAATCATCATGATGTGCTCATCCTTGCACAGGAACCGCCTAATCTGATGGATACGGGGGACGCGCCAGATTTGCCCGCGCGCCCCACTACAGCAGCGAGAACGTCTCCTCCGACTGTTCCTTCCCCGGATGCCAAAGCACGAGAGGAGCAAGCACGCCTTCTGAAGCAGTATGAAGATCAGCAGAAGGCCCTACAGGCAGccagagaagatgaagaacaaCGCCGGCTAGAAGAGGAGCGACAACAGCAACTCGAGTTTGAGCGAAGGCAAAGAGAACAAGAGGAAAATCAACGGCGTGCTCAAGAGCAGCTTCTACTACAACAACAGCAAATGTATCGTAACCAAGCTGCTCAGCAAGCCGGCGAACTGGAACGCGAACTATTGGCGATGAGAGGGCAATACGAGCGGGATCAGATTCTTTTAGAACAATATGATAGGGTTCCTCTACATCTTTTATCCCTAGTGATATTGCTAACTAGTTTTTTAGAGAGTCAAGGCTCTGGAAACTGAGATGGCAGGGGCTTCAACTCATATCAGCTCTCAAATGGCATCCAAAGATGAGATGATCAAACAACTCCAGGACCAAGTCACATTATGGCGCAACAAATATGAAGCTTTAGCGAAATTGTACAGTCAGCTACGGACAGAACACCTCGATATGCTTGCCAAGTTCAAGCAGTTCCAACTCAAAGCCAATTCTGCTCAAGAGGCTGTGGATAAAATGGAGCGGATGGAGCGAGATCTGAAGGCCAAGAATCTGGAGCTCGCTGATATGCTTCGGGAACGGGATCGTGCTAGGTTCGACGTCGACAGGCAGAAATCGTCACACAAGGAGGAAACAGATCGTTTACGAAGGGAGATCAACTTTGCGAATGAACGAGCCGAAGATGCTTCGCGTGATAAGAGCTCAGAAGTTTCTCATATCATGTCCAAGTACAACAGACAGCTACAAGAATTGGAAGATTCTTTGCGTGTATGTCATCTCCTTTTACGTCTGGCTTCGTTCAACTCTACATGCTTCTCCATTAGGCCAAGCAATTGCAAATCGACGATCTTCTGTCTAAGTTAGATGATTCCAAAGCCGAGTTAGAGAGTATCCGAGAAGAGAAGGACcaagaaattcaaattctcaaTGAAGAGATGAACAATACACTCAACCAGATCGCCGACGAACAAAGGGTAAGTCGATCGAAAAGGTCTCTTGAAGCGTCGACCGACATTGACAACGTACCACTTATATCAGGATCGTGGCTTGATCGACCAGACCACCAACGCGCAAATTGACACGCTAATTTTGGATAATCGCAAAGAGTTGAATGGTATCATTGGTATGAACCTTTGGTTGTCGTTCATGTTAGCCATGTTGATGACGTTTTCTATATGTAGATTCGATCTTGAAATCATGTCAACTCAAGGTTGAAGAATCCCTTTGGGACTTACAAGCACCGGATTCCGGAAGCCAAAGTTACACGCCAGAATTAGCCCTATCAATGGTTGAAAAGTCCATGAACAACGCCACAGACTTTGCGACCGTTTTCAATCTCTTtttgggagaggaagaaggtggCGAACACGTCGAGGTGATCAAAACTGCGAACGAGTTGGCCCAATCTGTCACCGATGTTCTTGCCAGTACGAAGGGAGTTACACGGTTGGCAAGTGATGACGACGCTTCCGACAAACTCGTCAATGCTGCCAATGTCGTTGGACAATACGCTGTTCACTTCTTCCTGAACGTCCAGTCGTACAACGTCGACCGTCTGCCACCAGGTCAGCGTAAAGATGTTGCTATGCGATGCAACGGCAACGTCCGTGGTGCCCTTACCAAACTCTCGGAAGTCGTCGACAGGCTCATACCCAAGGGTGCTAAATCTGACGCTCTTGCCCGAGCCAATGGTAATATCGGGGACATTGTCGAGAATGAGATGAGCAATGCCGCGCTCGTCATCGAGAAAGCCACACAACGTCTCCAAGAGCTCATGAAGCGCCCCCGAGACCATAACAAATACAGTGCTGTGGATCTCCAAGTTCACGATTCCATCCTAGAGGCCGCCAAAGCAATCACTAGCGCCATTGCACGGCTCATCAAAGCAGCAACCGAGTCTCAACAAGAGATCGTTGCGCAAGGCAAAGGCTCCAGCACCGTCCAGCAATTCTACAAACGTCACAACCGTTGGACAGAGGGTCTCATCTCTGCCGCCAGAGCCGTCGGTTTCGCTACGACTCTTCTTATCGAAAGTGCTGATGGCGTTCTTTCGGGTTCACACACTCTCGAACAACTCATCGTTGCATCCAACGAGGTAGCAGCAGCGACTGCTCAACTCGTGGCTGCATCACGAGTCAAGGCAAATTTGATGTCCAAAACTCAAGAGCGATTGGAAGATGCAGCTAAAGCCGTGACCAACGCTTGTAAAGCACTGGTTAGGCAAGTCAAAGCGGTGGCGGCCAAACAGATGGAGGCAGAGGATGTGGATTATAAGAATATGGCTGTCCTTGAGTTCAAGAAGCGGGAGATGGAGCAACAGGTTGAAATCGTGAAACTTGAGAAGGAGTTGAATGCCGCTCGGCATAAATTGGGTGCGATGAGACGTGCAGGATACCACACAGATGAGACTGATTGAAAAAAAGTGGGAAGGAGGTTTTTTGCCGTCTTTTTCTTGGTTAAGATCTTATTCATACGCTGTGATTGTGATGTACTTTCTATTCAATCAATAATTGAATCAGCTGCTGTTTACTTGAGACAAGCTATAGACGTATGTAGTGGGAACTATAGAGGACAAGCAGGAAGGAAGTAAGCACTTGGGCTACGAGTAAAAAGACATGTAGGACAGGGTGACAGCTGAGCTTGAGATATTCCCGAGGGGGGTAATGTAATGGAAATGAAGAGAAAAAGGACAGTGAGTAAATGACTGATATCCGGTCATCCATGGTAGTGATGTGCAAGAAAAGACAAGAAACTAAACGTAAAACAAGATATATCAATCGCAGAAGAGCGTCCAGTGAGTAGGTTAATTTGGTAACTAGAAGAAAGGTGTATAGCAGCAAAACAAGGAACATAAATTTAATAAAGATATAGAGGACTGTTGATCGGTCACCAGGTCATTCGTCACTCTGTAAAGTATCCAGCGAGTCTCTTGCGAAGTCCAGGAAACTGTCTTCATGTTTGAAGATGATACTGGCCCGAAGTTGTGGCTCCGGAGCTTTAGTTGCGCGAGTGTGGTCGACTTGATCGTCGTCTATATGGAGGAATGACGGTTTCTTTACGATCGACTTGCGTGTCATAGACATTACCGGAGGTGTTGTCATCGCCGTGGGTGTCGACTTGAGCGACGCAGAAGCGTTGGATCTTAAGCTCTTCGATCGCGACCGCGGGGGGGGTGGCAATGACACCATCGTAGGGAAATCGTTGATTTGTCGACTGTGATCAACAAGTGGTGGATGGTGCGTTTTTCGTCTGGGTCGAGGTGGGGGAGAAAGGCTGACAACCTCTGAGGGGTTTGGAGATGGCTCGTTTGTACTACAGTCGTTACAACTTTTCAACCCCACCATGGGTGAACCTTGTGATGTCGATGGGCGAACGGAAGTGCAGGAAATACTATCCTCATTCCGAGGAACGAGCATGGAATGAGATCGTGAAGGACCAGGCGGGTTACTCGTCAATGATATCCCGAGACTTTGAGACGTAACACTCATGATAGATGGTGTGTGCTCCGACTCGGATGTAAACGTAGAAGACGCCGACGCGATTGAAAGTCCTCTAGATCGTGTCACTTCCATGGATTCCTGAACACTCGCTTCCAATTTCAACATCTCCGCAGGGGACATAATCTGCATGGGCGTATAGTCCATCAAAGAGGGTTGAGGGCTACTAGGCGGATCGACTTCATCCCAGAACGAAGAGACTTGAATCGACTGTTGAGCTGGACCCGTTGACTTCCGCGACGCTCGTGATACATAATCTGTCTCAATCGGGATGCTGAAGACCGATCGTGTATCGTCTTCAGGGACTGTGAACTGTGACGTCGAAGGCCGGCGCATGCTAGATCCTGAAAACAAGCGCTTGCGTACGGGGTTAGGAGGGTTATTACTATTACTCAAACTATCCCTTTTTGACTCTGTGACCTGAGGGCCTTCGTGTGTGGATGTGCTAGTGTGGCGCAGCGGAGTGGGCATGGGCGGAACAGGTACGCGGATCTGGTGAAAAGAACGTTGTTTCTTAGGTACCTTCTCCACAGATGTGTCTGTCTTAGAGGGGGTTATCGTTCCTTTGAGCGACTGCTGTGACACGGCTCTCTTTAACATCATTGAAGAATCCGCCCGCTCCTCCGATGTCAGTGAGGTTCCATCTCGAGTCTTAGAGCGAGGGATGTAATGTTGATTGTGCATTCCGGTATCACGGGATAAGGAAGAGAATATGGAAGATACGGAGTCCCTGCGTGTGCGTCGTGGAGTGGCAGGTCGGTCTTCCAATTGGTCATTTGcaagaggtggtggtggaagctTTTGGCTGGGAGGGGCCGTAACAGGAAGACCCATGCGTTGTAATGACGGCTGGCGGACGATGACAcgtggagaaggagaggttggatCACGGTGGTTGAATGAAGTGGGTGGAGGATTGACTTTTGGGGACGGCGGTTTTAACTCTCTTTCATCG
Proteins encoded in this window:
- a CDS encoding uncharacterized protein (BUSCO:EOG09263V60), whose translation is MNLLFRPQFRYHSARFKLRASSTIRNGFTRLVHSDNANVPSIYKPRREPWMSPTMVAVGVIPIFTFALGTWQLGRLKWKINLIDELQEKLELHPLTLPSKINLSVLPEFVWRKVVLKGRWDHEHTMLLSPRVREGVHGAHVVTPLDRENGTTVLVNRGFVSTEFAQSALFCKEKGEVEFTGMLRMSQPRNMFTPDNRPEEGKWYWTDVEGMAEFAGGEKRKVQPVYIEQIFDGHAGDAAFCLSKGVPVGRPATVDLRNAHLSYVITWYGLSALTSLLFIRLLMKRRSTRTRQLPRYT
- a CDS encoding uncharacterized protein (BUSCO:EOG09261A3K), with the protein product MNDDIHFPTRPVDKDKAEAELAVNIKKATSPEEAAPKQKHVRKCIVFTWDYHSSISFWSGLRVQPILADEVQTFKALITVHKVLQEGHPVTIKEAHGQTSWLETCARAVSSDGARGYGPLIRTYVQFILSKLRFHRIRPEFNGLFEYEEYVTLKGINDPNEGYETISDLMGLQDQIDSFQKMIFSHFRHSNNNECRISALVPLVKESWGIYRFITSMMRAMYRRTNDVDALEPLRQRYATQHYNLRKFYYECSNLKYLTGLINVPKLGQEPPNLMDTGDAPDLPARPTTAARTSPPTVPSPDAKAREEQARLLKQYEDQQKALQAAREDEEQRRLEEERQQQLEFERRQREQEENQRRAQEQLLLQQQQMYRNQAAQQAGELERELLAMRGQYERDQILLEQYDRRVKALETEMAGASTHISSQMASKDEMIKQLQDQVTLWRNKYEALAKLYSQLRTEHLDMLAKFKQFQLKANSAQEAVDKMERMERDLKAKNLELADMLRERDRARFDVDRQKSSHKEETDRLRREINFANERAEDASRDKSSEVSHIMSKYNRQLQELEDSLRAKQLQIDDLLSKLDDSKAELESIREEKDQEIQILNEEMNNTLNQIADEQRDRGLIDQTTNAQIDTLILDNRKELNGIIDSILKSCQLKVEESLWDLQAPDSGSQSYTPELALSMVEKSMNNATDFATVFNLFLGEEEGGEHVEVIKTANELAQSVTDVLASTKGVTRLASDDDASDKLVNAANVVGQYAVHFFLNVQSYNVDRLPPGQRKDVAMRCNGNVRGALTKLSEVVDRLIPKGAKSDALARANGNIGDIVENEMSNAALVIEKATQRLQELMKRPRDHNKYSAVDLQVHDSILEAAKAITSAIARLIKAATESQQEIVAQGKGSSTVQQFYKRHNRWTEGLISAARAVGFATTLLIESADGVLSGSHTLEQLIVASNEVAAATAQLVAASRVKANLMSKTQERLEDAAKAVTNACKALVRQVKAVAAKQMEAEDVDYKNMAVLEFKKREMEQQVEIVKLEKELNAARHKLGAMRRAGYHTDETD